Below is a genomic region from Erigeron canadensis isolate Cc75 chromosome 7, C_canadensis_v1, whole genome shotgun sequence.
gttatttttgatgtctttttttttatttattttcttttgaaaaatctaatattttatacataggacttttatattttcatcatataagtaattttatgataacataattttaaacttttggcATATCATACagattaataaactaattaaatttatttgaaacataagATATAGTATTACGAGGTTATGAGTACCGCTGGACTGTCACAacttaaatatcaaatatatgtttttacaaaacttgGGTTAAACCCGGGATACTTAGCTAGTATGCTTTGTAAATTTCATTGTTTGGATAACATATAGTCTTCGAGTAGCATCTAACTTAATTGTTATTAAgacatatttaatttataaacaaatttatatttttgattttctagCTCCcttatatatgaacaaattatctcttaccccccccccccccccacacacacattTATCTTTAACCACTGCTCCTTTTTTCACGTGACAAATGGAATCTTGATAAATGGCATAAGTCCACCACCCCTTTGTAAGTAGTCTCACTCCTACATTTTTAATGGGCTACCCATTTGATGACATGGCGCCACATGTCGCGGGTGGGATAGCCCCACTCCGGATAgcctaagtatatatatataaagttgtagCCTACCCCACTTAAACTTATATTGAGTTTAATGAGTTGGGAATATAATTCTCACAATTTGTAACAAAGCCAAGTTCGGCTAAGTGTTGATGTGGATGGTCCCTCGGCTAGACCCCTGATTCAACGGCATTAGTGGATCTTCGTATGTCTTTTATAACAAGGAAGCCGGTAAAAAAAATGTAGATGAAATTGGAGTTAAAATTCATCATAATAGGTTAGCAAAAGGGTTAAAATATAACCAACttattcatattttaaaagcgtataaacttttaagaaaaaagtACCTCATAGTTACCGAATGTAATACGAGTATGATTTAACCCGTAAGATTATTAGTAATTCCTACCAAAGTAAATACGagtaaaaaactaattataagaGTCATTGAAGTTTGTATTTTCACAATTTAACCGCGTTTGAAGACACAATCACAGTTGTTACTGTCTTATATTTGTTAACAAACTATAATTTCTAATTATTCATTGACCAGCTAAGTTTGGAATGATATAAAAACAGTCATCTTCTCAATTATTATACGAGGTAATTGATTAGTTTCATCAAGATTTCATACATAAGTAGCCAAGTAGGAAATATAACACAACAACAACTGTATCCAATCCCTGTGCgaggtatgggggaggtgagctgtagacagtcatGCCTcaacccaaaggtagagagactgcttccataaggacctccggccaaaCATATGTAAAAACCGTAAAAAGAGTAAAGTGTTtatacctgtctgccgagaaaATGACAAGACGATATACCTGTCCGCTGGGTATGGCTACCTTAAGAGTATGGAATAGTAGCAAACGTACGGCCTAGAAGTACCTAAGCACAGTACGTAAAATCTAGGAACCATAATACATGAATAACAACATAGAATGTAGGGACATAATACACAAAGTCTTCAGTAAGGAGCTCAAACAAGAGAGACATAAACTACCAGGACAACCATACCTATACGTAAGAAATGACTAAACACTAAGGGGATTAAACTATTTCTAAACAACCTACGTAGCGAAGTACCTTAGGCCACAAAGCTAAACTAATCCTAGTCTACTCGCTAAAACGCTCCAAAACGACAAAGGTAACCTATACACCTAGTCCTCTAGACACCGTCTACTGAGAACACCCgagaacaaaaaagaaaagtagcATCAAACGACCTAAATAACTAAAAGCACTCATCGaaacacatataataacaaCCATGTAGAACGTAgccaaatttaaaaatgtttcaGCATAAATCCCAAACCTACCTACAAATAAGGAATTAACTAAGAAATCCTAGTGCCCGATAAGTCCAAGGAAAATAACGGGTGGTGCGCAACCTATGAAACACACTAACTAAGCTGCCTAGCGAGACATTAACTTAGACTAAACCTAGCCTTCTCCCAAGCTCCCAAACCCCTAAACTAGTCCTAGTCCTCTAATAAACTCTCATCGGTCATGTCCTCCAACGGGCAAAGCATTTAGGGGCAGccaagagtaacctcccccctcgaTTTTGGCCTCCCTATACTCAGGCCAAAACTACTACGGAGGTTACtgagaaccaaagtctaaggaaaaaaaaagtatacaaaaaCCTATTCTCATATGACTTACACTCACTGTCTACCTCCTCCACCAGAAAACTCCTTCATATCCTTCAGTATCTTGTCCTTCCACCTCCGTCGACCTACCTCTTTTCCTGTCAGGTCAAAGCCTTTTGTTGCCTAGAGTCACCTATATTGGGCCTACTTCTCCCGGccaaacaaacacaaaccaCCTTAGGCAAGGCACTATGGGAAAAAGATGTCAATCGCAGTCCCGCAAAAGTCATACCCAAACCTAATCCtctactctaatcctagttctcTAGGCCGTCCTATCcgacgtcatgtcctccgacaaacCAAGCTCTATTAGGTCCTTCGCTAATCGGTCCTCCCACCTCATCTTCGGCCTTCCCCTTCTTCGTATGCCTTCGACGTGAATAGACTCCGCTCTCATTAGTGGTGTTGTTCGATCTCTTCTCCTAACATGGCCAAACCATCTCACGCGCTCTTCtcttagcttgttaatgatggtccctacttcaagttcGGCTCTAAAAACTCCCGTGGGGATCCTGTCTGGTAGGGTCTTCCCGCAAGACCACCTTAGCATCCTTATCTCTGCCACCTCTACTCGAGACGCTTGGGCTTTCGTCATCGGCCAACATTCTGACCCGTATAACATAGCCGGTCTAATAGCCACTCTGTAAAGCTTGCTTTTCAGTTTTAGCGGGATCCGCTTGTCGCACTTGACTCCAGAAGCTGATCTCCACCTCATCCATCCAGCTTGGATTCAATGTGTCACGTCTTCGTCTATCCCCCCGATTTGTGTATCACCGATCCCAGGTATCTAAAAGACACCTTCGGACCCAATATCCGCTCCCCGATGCGAATATCCTCATCCCCATTTTGTCTTATTTCCTGTTTATCGAAGTCACATCGTAGGTATTCAGTCTTCTCTCGGCTCACACACAAACCATTGTCTTCAAGGACTTCTCTCCATTTCTCGAGCCTACGGTTTAGCTCCTCCGTCGATCTTGCAATCAGTGGAATGTCATCTGCAAAAATCATGCACCACGGTAGTTCCTCCTGTAGGCCACTAGACAACTCGTCTAAGATCAAGGTAAAAAGGTAAGGACTAAGCGTTGAGCCCTGGTGAAGGCCCATTTCTACCGAGAAAAGCTCTGTGCTCCCCACCGGTGTTCGAACACCAGTCCTCGCCCTATCGTACATATCCCTGATCACACTAATGTATCTCCCAGTAACTCCTTTCGCTTGGAGCGTCCTCCAGATCAGCTCTCGTGGTACACTATCGTATGCCTTATCCAAATCTAGGAAGGCACAATGTAACGCTTTTTGTCTTTCCCTATACTTTTCCATAAGGCTTCTGGTGATATGGATAACCTCCATTGACGACCTCCCTGGCATAAACCCAAATTGGTTCTCTGCCACCTTCGTAACTCTTCTGAGCCTCGACTCGATCACTCTCTCCCAGAGCTTCATGGTATGACTTAGGAGTTTAATGCCCCTATAATTGCTACAACTCTGCACGTCCCCCTTGTTCTTATAGATAGGTATAACCTCACTAAGTCTCCAATCTTCTGGCATTTTTGCACTCGTCCAAATCTTGTTGAAGAGGCTTGTCAGCAAGCTTATCCCCACATCCCCCAGGCATCTCCATGCCTCAACCGGAATTTGGTCTGGACCTACTGCTTTGTTTCTCCCCATCTTCTTTAGGGCAACCCTTACTTCTTCTTGGCTGATCCTCGTAGCATCATTGTCGTCGTAGCGTGTGTTTGA
It encodes:
- the LOC122607099 gene encoding uncharacterized protein LOC122607099, with the translated sequence MRWRSASGVKCDKRIPLKLKSKLYRVAIRPAMLYGSECWPMTKAQASRVEVAEIRMLRWSCGKTLPDRIPTGVFRAELEVGTIINKLREERVRWFGHVRRRDRTTPLMRAESIHVEGIRRRGRPKMRWEDRLAKDLIELGLSEDMTSDRTA